From Vulpes vulpes isolate BD-2025 chromosome 7, VulVul3, whole genome shotgun sequence, one genomic window encodes:
- the LOC112928921 gene encoding large ribosomal subunit protein uL11-like: MPPKFDPNEIKVVYLRCTGGKVGATSALALKIGPLGLSPKKVSDDIAKATGDWKGLRITVKLTIQNRQAQIEVVPSASALIIKALKEPPRDRKEQKNIKHSGNITFDEIVNIVRQMRHRSLARELSGTIKEILGTAQSVGCNVDGRHPHDIIDDINSGAVECPTS, encoded by the coding sequence ATGCCGCCTAAGTTCGACCCCAATGAGATCAAAGTTGTGTACCTGAGGTGCACCGGTGGCAAGGTCGGTGCCACGTCTGCCCTGGCCCTGAAGATCGGCCCACTGGGTCTGTCTCCAAAAAAGGTTAGTGATGACATCGCCAAGGCAACCGGTGATTGGAAGGGTCTAAGGATTACAGTGAAACTGACCATTCAGAACAGACAGGCCCAGATTGAAGTGgtaccttctgcctctgccctgatTATCAAAGCCCTCAAGGAACCaccaagagacagaaaggagcagaaaaacaTTAAGCACAGTGGAAATATCACTTTTGATGAGATTGTCAATATTGTCCGACAGATGCGACACCGATCTTTAGCCAGAGAACTTTCTGGAACCATTAAAGAGATCCTGGGGACTGCCCAGTCTGTGGGCTGCAATGTTGATGGCCGTCACCCTCATGACATCATAGATGACATCAATAGTGGTGCAGTGGAATGCCCAACGAGTtaa